In one Chitinophaga sancti genomic region, the following are encoded:
- a CDS encoding alpha-L-fucosidase, which yields MKPSLIYLFAILFGASTVIGQKKYTADWASLETRGIPAWFNQSKFGIFIHWGVYAVPSYAPVGPGGYSEWYWYQLDGRTDGPHDATRAFHDRNYGKDVPYQDLEKQFTASMFNPDQWADIFRRSGAKYVVLTSKHHEGYTLWDNSQASESWGRTWNAVQGTPKRDLLGDLTNSVRKAGLKMGYYYSLYEWFNPIWKKDKQQYINQVMIPQFKDLVTKYKPSVIFSDGEWELSDTAWHSTSLLAWLYNESPVKDEVVVDDRWGSNTRGKHNGATYLTSEYGSGMQPGVIWEENQGIGQSYGYNRMENVDDYKKSADLALMLVDIVSRGGNLLLDIGPTADGRIPVIMQQRLVDIGAWLDVNGAAIFDTKTWKETRQWSEGKIPEMKESNFMSDYSISNLIKPAKDRAHVEMFFTQKGTTLYTILPGYVPQVKIKNYMPSKKAELSILGCNKKIAGKQVGKDFVIDLSSLKPDDLPTKMFTIQIK from the coding sequence ATGAAACCATCACTTATTTACCTGTTCGCCATATTGTTCGGCGCTTCCACCGTTATAGGACAAAAGAAATATACTGCCGACTGGGCATCGCTGGAGACCCGGGGTATTCCAGCCTGGTTTAACCAGTCTAAATTCGGCATCTTCATACACTGGGGTGTTTACGCCGTACCTTCTTATGCACCGGTAGGTCCGGGTGGTTATTCAGAATGGTACTGGTATCAGCTGGATGGGCGTACGGATGGCCCGCATGATGCCACCCGCGCTTTTCATGACAGGAACTATGGCAAAGATGTGCCTTACCAGGACCTGGAAAAGCAGTTTACCGCTTCTATGTTTAACCCTGACCAGTGGGCGGATATCTTCCGTCGCTCAGGTGCGAAATATGTCGTGCTTACTTCCAAGCACCATGAAGGCTATACCTTGTGGGATAATTCACAGGCGAGTGAGAGCTGGGGCCGTACCTGGAATGCGGTGCAGGGAACTCCTAAAAGAGACCTGCTGGGTGACCTGACAAATTCAGTGCGCAAGGCCGGCCTGAAAATGGGATATTATTACTCTCTGTACGAATGGTTTAATCCCATCTGGAAAAAGGATAAACAACAATATATTAACCAGGTAATGATACCTCAGTTCAAGGACCTGGTAACGAAGTATAAACCTTCTGTAATCTTCTCTGATGGGGAGTGGGAATTGTCTGATACGGCATGGCATAGTACATCGCTGCTGGCCTGGTTGTACAACGAATCCCCGGTGAAAGATGAAGTCGTGGTAGATGACCGCTGGGGTAGTAATACACGTGGGAAACACAATGGCGCTACTTACCTGACTTCTGAATATGGCAGTGGTATGCAGCCGGGTGTGATCTGGGAAGAAAATCAGGGTATTGGCCAGTCTTATGGATATAACCGCATGGAGAATGTGGATGACTATAAGAAGAGTGCAGACCTGGCCCTGATGCTGGTAGATATTGTATCAAGAGGTGGTAACCTGCTGCTGGATATAGGGCCCACTGCTGATGGCCGTATTCCCGTGATCATGCAGCAAAGATTGGTTGATATAGGAGCATGGCTGGATGTAAACGGAGCAGCGATCTTTGATACGAAAACCTGGAAAGAAACAAGGCAATGGAGTGAGGGAAAGATCCCGGAGATGAAGGAGTCTAATTTCATGTCAGATTACAGTATCTCTAACCTGATAAAACCCGCGAAGGATCGTGCACATGTGGAGATGTTCTTTACGCAGAAAGGCACTACATTGTATACCATTTTACCGGGGTATGTACCGCAGGTGAAGATTAAGAATTATATGCCTTCGAAGAAAGCGGAGCTGAGTATCTTGGGATGTAATAAGAAGATTGCGGGAAAACAGGTGGGGAAAGATTTTGTAATTGATTTATCATCATTGAAACCAGATGATTTACCAACAAAGATGTTTACCATCCAGATAAAATAG
- a CDS encoding FMN-binding glutamate synthase family protein, which yields MKGFFAFTLGSLTLICCGGYFFPSVLWLLVVIIPLIILGFVDILQKKHAIMRNYPIVGRMRYLMEDIRPKIYQYFVESDIDGSPVNRVDRSTIYQRAKRELNSQPFGTQFNVYAEGYEWMAHSIQPRSFDTMNKDPRVTIGGTECQQPYSASILNVSAMSYGSLSANAVEALNGGARIGNFAHNTGEGGISEHHLNQGGDIIWQIGTGYFGCRNEQGNFDEQLFAQHSAKPQIRMIELKVSQGAKPGHGGILPASKNTPEIAAIRHVKPHTTVASPPYHTAFNTPRQMMEFISHMRILAKGKPVGFKLCIGQKSEFHAICKAMLETGCYPDFITVDGGEGGTGAAPPEFSNSVGMPLMDALAFVHDTLRGYNIRHKVKVIASGKILTGFHILRALALGADACNSARAMMMAIGCIQALICNTNRCPTGVATQDKWLQAGLVVDDKKHRVANYHQDTVESAIELAAAAGLETPHHITRSHLSRRVFMNQVKTFEDIYPSTEIGALLNTETMQKISIDNW from the coding sequence ATGAAAGGATTTTTTGCTTTTACGCTAGGCAGTCTCACGCTTATATGCTGCGGAGGCTATTTCTTTCCCTCGGTACTGTGGTTACTGGTAGTAATTATCCCACTTATTATCCTCGGATTTGTTGACATTCTCCAGAAGAAACATGCCATTATGCGGAATTACCCGATTGTGGGTAGAATGCGCTACCTGATGGAAGATATACGTCCAAAAATCTATCAATACTTTGTAGAAAGTGACATCGATGGCAGCCCTGTAAACAGGGTAGACCGCTCTACTATTTATCAGCGTGCAAAACGGGAACTTAACTCACAACCATTTGGTACTCAGTTCAACGTATACGCCGAAGGTTATGAATGGATGGCCCATTCCATACAGCCACGCTCATTCGACACCATGAACAAGGATCCCCGTGTAACCATCGGCGGCACTGAATGCCAGCAGCCCTACTCCGCCAGCATTCTCAACGTGTCTGCCATGAGTTACGGTTCCCTGAGCGCCAATGCGGTAGAAGCACTGAACGGTGGCGCCAGAATTGGCAACTTTGCCCACAACACCGGCGAAGGCGGTATCAGTGAACACCACCTGAACCAGGGAGGTGACATCATCTGGCAGATTGGTACCGGTTATTTCGGCTGCCGCAATGAACAGGGTAATTTCGACGAACAACTATTTGCGCAGCATAGTGCAAAACCACAGATCCGCATGATAGAACTGAAGGTGTCTCAGGGTGCAAAACCAGGCCATGGCGGTATCCTGCCAGCATCTAAGAACACGCCCGAAATAGCCGCTATCCGTCATGTAAAACCACATACTACCGTGGCCTCCCCCCCTTACCATACCGCCTTCAATACGCCGCGCCAGATGATGGAATTCATCAGCCATATGCGGATCCTGGCAAAAGGTAAACCCGTAGGTTTTAAACTCTGTATCGGCCAGAAATCCGAGTTCCATGCCATCTGTAAAGCTATGCTGGAAACTGGCTGCTACCCTGACTTTATTACCGTAGATGGTGGTGAAGGCGGTACCGGTGCTGCGCCTCCTGAATTCAGTAACTCTGTAGGTATGCCACTGATGGATGCACTCGCATTTGTACACGATACCCTGAGAGGATATAATATCCGCCATAAAGTAAAAGTGATTGCCTCCGGTAAGATCCTGACAGGTTTCCACATTCTCCGCGCCCTGGCATTGGGTGCCGATGCGTGTAACAGTGCAAGAGCAATGATGATGGCAATAGGTTGTATCCAGGCGCTGATCTGTAATACCAACCGTTGTCCCACAGGCGTAGCCACCCAGGATAAATGGTTGCAGGCAGGCCTGGTAGTAGATGATAAAAAACACAGGGTAGCAAACTATCACCAGGATACAGTTGAAAGTGCGATAGAACTCGCTGCTGCTGCAGGATTGGAAACACCACATCATATCACCCGGAGCCACCTTTCCAGGAGAGTATTTATGAACCAGGTGAAGACTTTCGAAGATATCTATCCCAGCACAGAAATAGGGGCATTACTGAATACAGAAACAATGCAAAAAATAAGTATCGATAACTGGTAA